The DNA segment AACCAGGGGAACGATCTGCTCGACTACATCAGGAACCCGGAAGTCTTCAGGTACGAAGACGGGTTCGTGTCGATTCCGCAAGGCCCGGGCCTTGGCATCGAAGTGAACGAAGAGAAGGTTCGCGAGATGGCGAAGGTCGGGCACCGCTGGCGCAATCCGGTCTGGCGTCACGCCGACGGCAGCGTCGCGGAATGGTAAGCATCGCCTGAACGGAACGCCGCCTGCAGTCCACGGGCGGCGTTTTTCTTTTGCGGCGCGTGTGGTGCACGCATCGTCCGCGCTCGTCGTATGCGAACACCTGGGCTGCGGCCGCGGCCCCGGCCAGAAACAGAAAAAAACGAGGACACCTTCGTGGAGACAACCCACCTCCAGACCCGAGCTACGGGCCAGCGCCACCGGCTCCTGGTCATGCTGTTCATTACCGTCGTCATCACCTATCTCGACCGCAGCAATCTGTCGATTGCCGCCACCGCGATCGCGCAAGACCTGCAACTCGACCCGGCGCGCATGGGACTGGTGTTTTCCGCGTTCGGCTGGTCGTATGCGTTGCTGCAGATTCCGGGCGGCATGCTGGTGGACCGCACGCGCCCGCGGCTACTGCTCGCGCTGGTCATCGGACTGTGGTCGCTGGCGACGATCGTGCAAGGTCTCGCGGGCACGTTCGCCGTGCTGCTGTCGCTGCGCGTGCTGCTCGGCGCACTGGAAGCGCCGGCTTATCCCACGCTCAACCGTGTCGTCACGACGTGGTTTCCCGACAGCGAGCGCGCCCGTGCAATTGCCACTTATACGTCCGGTCAGTATGTCGGACTGGCGTTCCTCACACCGGCGCTCGTCCTCACGCAGCAGCGCTTTGGTTGGCAGGGCGTATTCTTCTTGACTGGCGCGATCGGCGTCGTGTGGGGTTTCGTCTGGTACGCGGTCTATCGCGAGCCGTCCGAAGCGGCCAACGTGAACGAAGCCGAACTCGAAACGATCCGCGCGGGCGGGGGACTCGTCGAACTCGGCGAACCGGGCAGATTGCGTCAATCGTATAAAGCGGGCGGATCGGCAGACCAAACGCGCCGCGCCTACACCGCTGCCGACTGGCGCGCCGTGCTCGGTAATCGCAAGCTATGGGGCGTGTACATCGGGCAGATCGCGGTGACGTCCACGCTCTGGTTCTTCCTTACCTGGTTTCCGACCTACCTCGTCAAATACCGGCACATGGACTTCCTGAAGGCCGGGTTCATGGCGGCCGTGCCGTTTCTCGCGGCCTTTGTCGGCATTCTGAGTTCGGGCCTGTTATCGGACTGGATGGTCAAGCGCGGCGTGTCGGTGACCGTTGCGCGCAAGGTGCCGATCGTCACCGGCCTGCTGTTGTCCACCGCGATCGTGGGTGCGAACTATGTCGAAACACCTGCAATGGTGATCCTGTTCATGGCGGTGGCGTTCTTCGGCAGTGGCTTTTCGTCGATCACGTGGGTACTCGTGTCGTCGGTGGCAAAGAAAGAGTTGCTCGGCCTCACCGGCGGCATGTTCAATCTGATGGGCAACCTGTCCTCGATCTGCGTGCCGGTCGTCATCGGACTGATCGTCAGGGATAACGACTTCAAGCCGGCGCTGGTATTCATGAGCGCCGTCGGCGTGGTGGGCGCGCTGTCGTATCTCTTTCTCGTCGGCAAGATCGAACGGATTCGCTAGACGTCGAGGCTCGCACATCGCTTCCCGGCGATGGACGCCTACCGCGCCGCGACAACGACAGGTCGCGCGTTACGGGCACGTGACACACGTCCTGCCGCAGTAACGTAACATCCCGGACCAGATCGGCATCAGCATGCTATTTCCGGCCTGTTTCCGGGCGCCGGCTGGTCCTCCGAAACGCCTTACCCACCAAGGCTTCACTGCTTCTGTTAGACAACATACAGACGCATTGGCCCACTCCTTGCTCAAATGCAGTGAAACACCACATGCATCGGGGAACATCATGGGCGAATTCCTTCCAGACTATCTGATCCGCGAACAGGCGGCCGTCGGCGCACTGGTCGTGTTCGGCGTGCTGCGGATCATTGGTGCGGCGCTCGCGTACGAACGTGGCTGGCGCATCCCGGTCGTCGAAAAGCTGTTCATTGGCGCAGCCGTGCTGTATTGCATGCCTCAACTCTTCGACGTGCTGACCCACATGTACGGCGCGCGTGGTGCGGGCGCGGAACTCGAAGGCAAAGCAGCCGGCTGTGCAATCGCGCTGTTCTGCGCGCCGATCCTCGGCCACCGCCTCGGCTTCGAATAATCAGGCCGCCCCGCCTATGCCTGCCCTGCACTTCACTGAACTGTCGAAGAAAAACACGCAAGCAGCAGTGTGCGCCGACCCGGTGTACCGGGCGGGCGACGTGTTGAAACTCAAATCCGGCGGACGCACGATGACCGCGACATGGTCCGGTCCAGTGGTGTTCGCGCCGGGCAACTGGCTGATCTGCCAATGGTTCACTGACGCGGGCGAGTTGCAGCAGGAGATGTTTCCGGAAGAAACGCTGGTCCGGGCTCACGACGCTTTCGCCGGCTAACGAGTAGTGACGGATCACCTGGCCCCACGCCAGGCGACCGTGTGTATTGCGCCGCACGGGCTTGCCGTGCGGCGTTTTTTTATGCGCGGCGGCGGCGCGGTGCGAACCCGCCTAACCCAATGCCGCGAATGCCGGCACGCTATGCGACAGCGCGGCAGCGGCGACAAACACGCCAATCATCGCGAGCGCTTCGAGATACAGCACGTTGACGAACGTGTGCGCGTCCATTGTCGAGGCGGTGCGGCGCAGGCGCGGCAGCGCGGAGAAGCGGTTCAGCCCGCCGAGCACGAGCGCGAGTGCGACCAGCGTAAGCTTGAGCGTAAGCACATGGCCCCACGTGCTCAGTTCGATTGCCTCGAACGATCCGCCCGAGCCACGGACCGCGTTGAAGAGACCGGAGATCAGCACAAGTACGACCGCCACCACCGACACGTTCGACACCTGCGTCGCCGTGCGGATCAGCATGCCGCGCGCCGTCGACGTGCCCAACGCGGGCAGCACCGACAAGCCTGCCGCCATCGCCAGTCCACCCCACACGGCGGTGACGAGCACGTGCAGCGTCTGCATGACGATCGCCGCCGAAGCCGGGCCAGCGTCGGCCGCGTGACCCAGCGACGCCTTGCCCACCGAGACCACGATCACCGCGACCCACAGCAGCGCGTTGCGCAGCGTTCCGGTCTGACTCGTCATCGCAGTACCCAACAGCAGCAGCGCGCCCGCGAATGCAATCGCCCAGCCGCGCCCGACATGCGTTTGCGTCAGCACGGTCGGCACGACGCCGATGGCAGCCGGCAGCGTCACGCCGCTCATCGAGGCCGCCTGATAGAGCAGCCAGCCAAGGTCCGCGAGCACCAGCACCACGGTAGCCGTCAACATGGCCCGTTGCGCGCGCGCCCACGCCGGCCGCGCCGGCGAGACCTTTGCCTGCGCGTCCCTCGCGAGCCACGCGCCAAGCAGCGCCGAGCCAACGGCAAACGCAAACGCCACGTTCATCAGCGCGGCCATCGCGACCTGTCCGAACCACAAGCCGTCGAAGCTCATTTGACTGCGAACGCCAGATCGCCCTGGGTCCGGTGACCGTCCGTCGCTACGGCTACCCAATGCGCGGTGTATCGGCCAGTGCTCAAGTGTGGAAGCGCCAGGTGCATGACGCGGGCGTCGCCGTTATCGACTTGTGATGCGGCGGAAGTCGCAGCCTTGCCCGCCGCGTCGGCCAGCGTGATCTTGCTGAATGCGGGCTCCAGAGGCTCGGTGAAGTGGATCGTGACTTCGGTCGGCGCGGCGACTGCCGCGTTCATGGCAGGCTCGCTCGATACGAAATGGGCGTGCGCGAATGCAGTGGAAGTAACGACCAGCGTTGAGAAGCCGAACGGCCAGCGGCGCAACGCGCGCAGCGTCGGACGTGAAAAATTGAATAGCGTCATGTAAGACCGATAGCGTTAAACAGAGAAAATCAGGAACGTCAAGGCGGACTGCGTGAAAACCGGCAAGCCCAAGGGGGACTCACGGCGAGCCCGGAAGTGTACGCTTCGATGGCCGTCACGCGCGTGGGTTCAACCCTGTTTGTCCGTACGGAAGTGAG comes from the Paraburkholderia sp. PREW-6R genome and includes:
- a CDS encoding YodC family protein gives rise to the protein MPALHFTELSKKNTQAAVCADPVYRAGDVLKLKSGGRTMTATWSGPVVFAPGNWLICQWFTDAGELQQEMFPEETLVRAHDAFAG
- a CDS encoding CopD family protein, encoding MSFDGLWFGQVAMAALMNVAFAFAVGSALLGAWLARDAQAKVSPARPAWARAQRAMLTATVVLVLADLGWLLYQAASMSGVTLPAAIGVVPTVLTQTHVGRGWAIAFAGALLLLGTAMTSQTGTLRNALLWVAVIVVSVGKASLGHAADAGPASAAIVMQTLHVLVTAVWGGLAMAAGLSVLPALGTSTARGMLIRTATQVSNVSVVAVVLVLISGLFNAVRGSGGSFEAIELSTWGHVLTLKLTLVALALVLGGLNRFSALPRLRRTASTMDAHTFVNVLYLEALAMIGVFVAAAALSHSVPAFAALG
- a CDS encoding MFS transporter, encoding MLFITVVITYLDRSNLSIAATAIAQDLQLDPARMGLVFSAFGWSYALLQIPGGMLVDRTRPRLLLALVIGLWSLATIVQGLAGTFAVLLSLRVLLGALEAPAYPTLNRVVTTWFPDSERARAIATYTSGQYVGLAFLTPALVLTQQRFGWQGVFFLTGAIGVVWGFVWYAVYREPSEAANVNEAELETIRAGGGLVELGEPGRLRQSYKAGGSADQTRRAYTAADWRAVLGNRKLWGVYIGQIAVTSTLWFFLTWFPTYLVKYRHMDFLKAGFMAAVPFLAAFVGILSSGLLSDWMVKRGVSVTVARKVPIVTGLLLSTAIVGANYVETPAMVILFMAVAFFGSGFSSITWVLVSSVAKKELLGLTGGMFNLMGNLSSICVPVVIGLIVRDNDFKPALVFMSAVGVVGALSYLFLVGKIERIR
- the copC gene encoding copper homeostasis periplasmic binding protein CopC, giving the protein MTLFNFSRPTLRALRRWPFGFSTLVVTSTAFAHAHFVSSEPAMNAAVAAPTEVTIHFTEPLEPAFSKITLADAAGKAATSAASQVDNGDARVMHLALPHLSTGRYTAHWVAVATDGHRTQGDLAFAVK